In Ancalomicrobiaceae bacterium S20, the following proteins share a genomic window:
- a CDS encoding beta-eliminating lyase-related protein, whose amino-acid sequence MIFASDNWAGASPKVAEALRDCCAGTRSAYGGDDDTKRLEGILSDLFEREVAFFAVTTGTAANALALAAFTPRWGAVLSHAQAHIQVDECGAPEFFTGAKLIGLPGARAKIAPPTLVDALAELPAGVVHHVQPSIVSITNATELGTVYRPDEIRAIADVAHGRGLALHMDGARFSNALVRIGCTPADLTWKAGVDVLSFGATKNGCLMAEGVVLFDLSKKDALGYLRKRGAQLLSKHRIATAQYEAWLDGGHWLALASHANAMADRLATGIAASSGARIAWTPEANEVFAFITPETDARLKAAGAHYYEWSTVGLAPEDGPRDGEIMIRLIASFATDPADVDRFVSLLG is encoded by the coding sequence ATGATCTTCGCATCAGACAACTGGGCCGGCGCCTCGCCGAAGGTGGCCGAGGCGCTTCGCGATTGCTGCGCCGGAACCCGGAGCGCCTACGGCGGTGACGATGACACCAAGCGACTCGAAGGGATCCTGTCGGATCTGTTCGAACGCGAGGTGGCGTTTTTCGCGGTGACGACCGGCACGGCGGCGAATGCGCTGGCGCTCGCCGCCTTCACGCCGCGCTGGGGCGCGGTGCTCTCGCATGCGCAGGCCCATATCCAGGTCGACGAGTGCGGGGCGCCGGAGTTCTTCACCGGCGCGAAGCTGATCGGGCTGCCCGGTGCGCGGGCCAAGATCGCGCCGCCGACCCTGGTGGACGCACTCGCCGAACTGCCCGCCGGCGTCGTCCATCATGTGCAGCCGAGCATCGTGTCGATCACCAATGCGACCGAACTCGGCACGGTCTATCGGCCGGACGAGATCCGCGCGATCGCCGACGTGGCACATGGCCGCGGTCTCGCGCTGCACATGGATGGCGCGCGCTTCTCGAACGCGCTGGTCCGGATCGGCTGCACGCCGGCGGACCTGACCTGGAAGGCGGGCGTCGACGTGCTGTCGTTCGGCGCCACCAAGAACGGCTGCCTGATGGCCGAGGGCGTCGTGCTGTTCGACCTTTCGAAGAAGGATGCGCTCGGCTATCTGCGCAAGCGCGGCGCCCAGCTCCTGTCGAAGCACCGGATCGCCACGGCTCAGTACGAAGCCTGGCTCGACGGCGGACATTGGCTCGCGCTCGCGTCGCACGCCAACGCCATGGCCGATCGGCTCGCGACGGGCATCGCGGCCTCTTCCGGGGCGCGGATTGCCTGGACGCCGGAGGCGAACGAGGTGTTCGCCTTCATCACGCCCGAGACCGACGCGCGGCTGAAGGCCGCGGGCGCACACTATTATGAATGGTCGACCGTGGGTCTCGCGCCCGAGGACGGTCCGCGCGACGGCGAGATCATGATCCGGCTGATCGCGAGCTTCGCGACCGACCCGGCCGACGTCGACCGGTTCGTGTCGCTGCTGGGCTGA
- a CDS encoding N-formylglutamate amidohydrolase, producing MDRSGDMRVVRGFDDEPAHDILVPRESRAPFLFNSPHSGAVYPETFLAASRLDRRTIRRSEDSFVDALFAAALDHGATLMRANFPRAFLDVNREPYELDPKMFVGRLPPYANIRSLRVAGGLGTIARIVTDQDEIYRGPLAVEEALDRIERIYKPYHAALRKLLARIHVAHGYAVLIDCHSMPSVIRGLDARHRPDFVLGDRYGTSCHQGLVDAAANSLRALGYTVARNKPYAGGFITEHYGRPAKGLHALQIEINRGLYMNEETFERTAGFDHLAADIAVLIGDLIASLDARFGPDTLAAE from the coding sequence ATGGACCGGTCCGGAGACATGCGCGTGGTTCGGGGCTTCGACGACGAGCCCGCGCACGACATCCTGGTTCCGCGCGAGTCCCGTGCCCCGTTCCTGTTCAATTCGCCGCACTCCGGCGCGGTCTATCCCGAGACCTTCCTGGCCGCCTCGCGGCTCGACCGCCGCACGATCCGCCGCTCCGAGGACAGTTTCGTCGATGCGCTGTTCGCCGCCGCGCTCGACCACGGCGCCACGCTGATGCGCGCCAATTTTCCGCGCGCGTTCCTGGATGTGAACCGCGAGCCCTATGAGCTCGACCCGAAGATGTTCGTCGGCCGGCTGCCGCCTTACGCGAACATCCGCTCGCTCAGGGTCGCCGGCGGGCTCGGCACCATCGCGCGGATCGTCACCGATCAGGACGAGATCTACCGCGGTCCGCTCGCGGTCGAGGAGGCGCTCGACCGCATCGAACGCATCTACAAGCCCTATCACGCCGCGCTCCGGAAGCTCCTGGCGCGCATCCACGTCGCTCACGGCTACGCCGTGCTGATCGACTGCCACTCGATGCCGTCGGTGATCCGCGGCCTCGATGCGCGCCACCGGCCGGATTTCGTGCTCGGCGACCGCTACGGCACGAGCTGCCATCAGGGGCTCGTCGACGCCGCGGCGAACTCGCTGCGCGCACTCGGCTATACGGTCGCGCGTAACAAGCCCTACGCCGGCGGCTTCATCACCGAACATTACGGCCGCCCGGCCAAGGGCCTGCACGCGCTGCAGATCGAGATCAACCGCGGGCTCTACATGAACGAGGAGACGTTCGAGCGCACCGCCGGCTTCGATCATCTCGCCGCCGACATCGCCGTCCTGATCGGGGACCTCATCGCCAGCCTCGATGCCCGCTTCGGCCCCGACACGCTCGCCGCCGAGTGA
- a CDS encoding alpha/beta fold hydrolase, whose protein sequence is MTQSSDQPSSAEPEVAASRAGTSNPGAPRPAPAEDDRDAVTVMVPAGGGGTPVEAAAQAAVPAEPATPVEPAAQIDPATQAELAAPVEPAARVETAGEAVPVSRFPQAEVEAFDPVSAEAAGVLVDHPDNPIPPGASAGYVMTEDGIRLRWAVFRPATATPRGTVALFHGRAEFIERFFETVRDLQVRGFVVATVDWRGQGGSDRVIRNRRKGHVKHFSDYGTDLATFVEAVMIPQCPPPYFALGHSTAGLVLIQNAAEMKTRFRRYVLTAPFLGLGDYGVPPALVRPLAAVFRTLLLRRAYVPAGTSGAIHCKPFKDNRLTSDERRYERNARLSYDMPDLAIGSPTVGWLSEALAAQDEVNDPKFLAAYRMPTLIIAAGADEVVSTPASERFAHSTKAADLLLLRGAKHEILQEADIHREQFWAAFDAFVPGTP, encoded by the coding sequence ATGACGCAATCGTCCGATCAGCCGTCGTCCGCCGAGCCCGAGGTCGCGGCGTCGCGTGCCGGGACGTCGAATCCCGGCGCGCCGCGACCCGCGCCTGCCGAAGACGATCGCGATGCGGTGACCGTCATGGTCCCCGCCGGGGGCGGCGGCACGCCGGTCGAGGCCGCGGCGCAGGCCGCCGTTCCGGCCGAACCGGCCACTCCGGTCGAGCCCGCCGCCCAGATTGACCCCGCCACTCAAGCCGAGCTCGCCGCCCCGGTCGAGCCCGCCGCCAGGGTCGAGACTGCCGGTGAGGCCGTCCCCGTCTCGAGGTTTCCGCAGGCCGAGGTGGAAGCCTTCGATCCGGTGTCGGCGGAGGCGGCCGGCGTCCTGGTCGATCATCCGGACAACCCGATCCCGCCCGGCGCGTCGGCCGGCTACGTCATGACCGAGGACGGCATCCGGCTGCGCTGGGCCGTGTTCCGGCCGGCGACCGCGACGCCGCGCGGTACGGTCGCGCTGTTTCACGGCCGGGCCGAGTTCATCGAGCGCTTCTTCGAGACCGTGCGCGACCTGCAGGTGCGCGGCTTCGTGGTCGCCACGGTCGACTGGCGTGGGCAGGGCGGTTCGGATCGCGTGATCCGCAACCGCCGCAAGGGCCACGTCAAGCACTTCAGCGACTACGGCACCGACCTCGCGACTTTTGTCGAGGCGGTGATGATCCCACAGTGTCCGCCGCCCTATTTCGCGCTCGGGCATTCGACCGCCGGTCTGGTGCTGATCCAGAATGCCGCCGAGATGAAAACGCGGTTCCGCCGCTACGTGCTGACGGCGCCGTTCCTCGGGCTCGGCGACTATGGTGTGCCGCCCGCGCTGGTCCGGCCGCTCGCGGCGGTGTTCCGCACGCTGTTGCTGCGGCGGGCCTATGTGCCGGCCGGCACCAGCGGCGCGATCCACTGCAAGCCGTTCAAGGACAATCGCCTGACCTCGGACGAGCGGCGCTACGAGCGCAACGCCCGGCTCTCCTACGACATGCCGGATCTGGCGATCGGTTCGCCGACCGTCGGCTGGCTGTCGGAGGCGCTGGCGGCGCAGGACGAGGTCAACGACCCCAAATTCCTCGCCGCCTACCGGATGCCGACGCTGATCATCGCCGCCGGCGCCGACGAGGTGGTGTCTACGCCGGCCTCAGAGCGCTTCGCCCATTCGACCAAGGCGGCCGACCTGCTGCTCCTGCGTGGCGCCAAGCACGAGATCCTGCAGGAAGCCGACATTCACCGGGAGCAGTTCTGGGCGGCCTTCGACGCGTTCGTCCCAGGGACGCCGTAG
- a CDS encoding LysR family transcriptional regulator: MLTSEDLAFFSVLTSSKSLAESARKLNVTPPAVTQRLRAIEEKVGVRLIDRSGRRLVLTEEGSLVASYSLVVSEAIESLVEALADRRGAVRGHLRVAAPHGFGRLYVAPVVEAFVREYREAAATLHLSDHPTAMNLASYDVVIHIGEQGPRDQIVTTLAPNPRILCASPQYLASTAPISSPADLARHRCLAIRENEEDVTLWRLTGPSDASSTVRIDPVMSSNDGTVVHDWALAHQGIMIRSEWNVAGDIAEGRLQQVLPDWQPPSADIIAMLGARHGRSARTGAFLDMLRRSLKPLPWRAAQS, from the coding sequence ATGCTGACCTCCGAGGACCTGGCCTTCTTTTCGGTGCTCACGTCATCGAAGTCGCTTGCCGAAAGCGCCAGGAAACTGAATGTGACGCCGCCTGCGGTGACCCAGCGGCTCCGCGCGATCGAAGAAAAGGTCGGCGTACGGTTGATCGATCGCTCCGGGAGACGCCTGGTTTTGACCGAGGAAGGGTCGCTGGTCGCGTCTTACAGTCTGGTCGTCAGCGAAGCCATCGAGTCGCTCGTGGAGGCGCTGGCCGATCGGAGAGGCGCCGTGCGCGGCCATCTGCGGGTCGCGGCGCCGCACGGGTTCGGACGGCTCTATGTCGCTCCCGTGGTCGAGGCCTTCGTGCGCGAATACCGCGAAGCGGCGGCCACGCTGCATCTTTCGGATCATCCGACGGCGATGAATCTGGCGAGCTACGACGTCGTCATCCACATCGGCGAGCAAGGCCCCCGTGACCAGATCGTCACGACTTTGGCGCCGAACCCGCGCATCCTCTGCGCGAGCCCGCAATACCTCGCCTCGACCGCGCCGATCTCCTCGCCGGCGGACCTCGCGCGGCATCGCTGTCTCGCGATCCGCGAGAACGAGGAGGACGTCACGCTCTGGCGCCTGACCGGGCCCAGCGACGCGAGCTCGACCGTGCGGATCGATCCGGTGATGTCGAGCAATGACGGCACCGTCGTCCACGACTGGGCGCTCGCGCACCAGGGCATCATGATCCGATCGGAGTGGAACGTCGCCGGCGACATTGCGGAGGGGCGCCTGCAGCAGGTCTTGCCGGACTGGCAGCCGCCGTCGGCCGACATCATCGCCATGCTCGGTGCGCGGCATGGACGGAGCGCGCGCACCGGCGCCTTTCTGGACATGCTGCGTCGATCGCTGAAGCCTTTGCCCTGGCGCGCCGCTCAATCCTGA
- a CDS encoding Hsp20 family protein has translation MRIDFSPLYRNTVGFDRLFSLIDQVSNGETAQPTYPPYNIERTSENDYRITLAVAGFGEGDLTLESKENTLTIKGERKDVEEGREVLYRGIAARAFERRFQLADFVVVKGATLANGLLHVDLVREIPEAKKPRQIPIANGGAKQIEAAAA, from the coding sequence ATGCGTATCGACTTCTCTCCGCTCTACCGCAACACCGTCGGCTTCGATCGCCTGTTCTCGCTCATCGACCAGGTGTCCAATGGCGAGACCGCTCAGCCGACCTATCCGCCCTACAACATCGAGCGGACGAGCGAGAACGACTACCGCATCACGCTGGCGGTTGCCGGCTTCGGCGAAGGCGACCTGACGCTCGAGTCCAAGGAGAACACCTTGACCATCAAGGGTGAGCGCAAGGACGTCGAGGAGGGCCGCGAGGTTCTCTATCGCGGCATCGCCGCCCGCGCCTTCGAGCGCCGGTTCCAGCTCGCCGACTTCGTGGTCGTGAAGGGCGCGACCCTCGCCAACGGCCTGCTGCACGTCGATCTGGTCCGCGAGATCCCGGAAGCCAAGAAGCCCCGGCAGATCCCGATCGCCAATGGCGGCGCCAAGCAGATCGAAGCGGCTGCGGCCTGA
- the hisN gene encoding histidinol-phosphatase, with product MQNLAELTAFFDELADTSGAVILPYFRAALAVENKLAGGAYDPVTVADRSAEQAMRALIEARYPAHGILGEEFGAARADADTVWVLDPIDGTRAFISGLPVWGTLIGLTEGGKPALGMMHQPFTRERFFGDCRSARYKGPDGERAIKTRACADLSDAVLFCTTPAMFNAEDRAAYDRVEAAVRLARYGVDCYAYCMVAAGQVDLVIEGSLQPYDIVPLIPVIEGAGGVVTNWTGGPATAGGRVVASGDPRLHEKALAKLAAG from the coding sequence ATGCAAAATCTTGCAGAGCTGACGGCCTTTTTCGACGAGCTCGCCGACACCTCGGGTGCGGTGATCCTGCCTTATTTCCGCGCCGCGCTGGCGGTGGAGAACAAGCTCGCCGGCGGCGCCTACGATCCCGTGACGGTCGCGGACCGCTCCGCCGAACAGGCGATGCGGGCGCTGATCGAGGCGCGCTATCCGGCGCACGGCATCCTGGGCGAGGAGTTCGGCGCCGCCCGCGCCGACGCCGACACCGTCTGGGTGCTCGATCCGATCGACGGCACGCGCGCCTTCATCTCCGGCCTGCCGGTCTGGGGCACGCTGATCGGCCTGACCGAGGGCGGCAAGCCGGCGCTCGGCATGATGCACCAGCCGTTCACGCGCGAACGCTTCTTCGGCGACTGCCGCTCGGCCCGCTACAAGGGTCCGGACGGCGAGCGGGCGATCAAGACGCGCGCCTGCGCCGATCTTTCCGACGCGGTGCTGTTCTGCACGACGCCGGCCATGTTCAACGCCGAGGACCGCGCGGCTTACGACCGCGTCGAGGCCGCGGTGCGCCTCGCCCGCTACGGCGTCGATTGCTACGCCTATTGCATGGTGGCGGCCGGGCAGGTCGATCTGGTGATCGAGGGCAGCCTGCAGCCCTATGACATCGTGCCGCTGATCCCGGTGATCGAGGGCGCCGGCGGCGTCGTCACCAACTGGACCGGCGGCCCGGCGACCGCCGGCGGCCGCGTGGTCGCGAGCGGCGACCCGCGCCTGCACGAAAAAGCGCTGGCGAAGCTGGCGGCCGGGTGA
- a CDS encoding aldehyde dehydrogenase family protein, producing the protein MMMTTMMERADQFYLDGDWHVFSDVDRIAVVDPAKEQVTGHIAAGGARHVDLAVAAARRAFADFSRSPVSERLALLGRMHALLKERAEIFAAALTLEMGVASSFARAAQVPFAAEHIRVQREVLEAFRFVTVEGTTATAKEPIGVCALITPWNWPLYQITAKVAPAIAAGCTIVLKPSELSPYSALLFAQLMHDAGTPAGVFNLVNGTGEAVGAALSSHPEVDMISITGSTRAGVLVAQAAAPTVKRVVQELGGKSPNVFLDDADFAEAVPKGVLAGMRNVGQSCSAPTRMLVPAARLAEVEDLARQTAQSFVVGDPSDPATTMGPIANRAQYERVQTMIRVGIDEGAKLVCGGPGRPAGLDAGFFVRPTIFSNVRTGMRIAQEEIFGPVLVIIPYETEDEAVAVANDTVYGLGAHVQSASRERARGVAARIRSGQVHINYPAWDGAAAFGGYKRSGNGREYGRHGLEEYLETKSILGYRDGDQD; encoded by the coding sequence ATGATGATGACGACGATGATGGAACGAGCCGACCAGTTCTACCTGGACGGCGATTGGCACGTGTTCTCGGACGTCGATCGGATCGCCGTCGTCGATCCTGCCAAGGAGCAGGTGACGGGCCACATCGCCGCTGGCGGGGCGCGCCATGTCGATCTCGCCGTCGCCGCCGCGCGCAGGGCCTTCGCCGACTTCTCCCGATCGCCCGTCTCCGAACGCCTGGCTCTGCTTGGCCGCATGCATGCGCTCTTGAAGGAACGGGCCGAGATCTTCGCCGCTGCGCTCACCCTGGAAATGGGGGTGGCGAGCAGTTTTGCCCGGGCGGCGCAGGTTCCTTTCGCGGCCGAACACATCCGCGTTCAGAGGGAGGTCCTCGAGGCCTTTCGCTTCGTCACCGTCGAGGGCACGACGGCGACGGCCAAGGAGCCGATCGGCGTCTGCGCGCTGATCACGCCCTGGAACTGGCCGCTCTATCAGATCACAGCCAAGGTCGCGCCCGCGATTGCCGCGGGCTGCACGATCGTGCTCAAGCCGAGCGAGCTGTCGCCCTACAGCGCGCTGCTGTTCGCCCAATTGATGCACGACGCCGGCACGCCGGCCGGCGTCTTCAACCTCGTCAACGGCACGGGCGAGGCGGTCGGAGCGGCGCTGTCGAGCCATCCCGAGGTCGACATGATCTCGATTACCGGGTCGACGCGCGCCGGTGTCCTCGTCGCGCAGGCGGCCGCGCCGACCGTCAAGCGCGTGGTGCAGGAACTCGGCGGCAAGTCGCCCAACGTCTTCCTGGACGACGCTGATTTCGCCGAGGCCGTCCCGAAGGGTGTCCTCGCCGGCATGCGTAACGTCGGCCAATCCTGCAGCGCACCGACGCGCATGCTCGTGCCCGCCGCACGGCTCGCCGAAGTCGAGGACCTCGCGCGGCAGACGGCGCAATCATTCGTCGTCGGCGATCCGTCCGATCCGGCGACGACCATGGGGCCGATCGCCAATCGCGCTCAGTACGAGCGCGTGCAGACGATGATCCGGGTCGGGATCGACGAGGGGGCAAAGCTGGTCTGCGGCGGACCGGGGCGCCCGGCCGGTCTCGATGCCGGCTTTTTCGTCCGGCCCACGATCTTTTCGAACGTCCGCACCGGCATGCGCATCGCGCAGGAAGAGATCTTCGGGCCGGTCCTCGTGATCATTCCCTACGAGACCGAGGACGAGGCCGTCGCGGTCGCCAACGACACCGTCTATGGCTTGGGCGCGCATGTCCAATCGGCAAGCCGAGAGCGGGCCCGCGGGGTCGCCGCGCGGATCCGCTCCGGTCAGGTCCACATCAACTACCCCGCCTGGGACGGCGCGGCCGCGTTCGGCGGCTACAAACGTTCGGGCAACGGGCGCGAATATGGTCGTCATGGTCTCGAGGAATACCTCGAGACGAAGTCGATCCTGGGCTACCGAGACGGCGATCAGGATTGA
- the cpdR gene encoding cell cycle two-component system response regulator CpdR: protein MARILLAEDDNDMRRFLAKALQNAGYDVVSYDNGKSAYERLREEPFTLLLTDIVMPEMDGIELARRATQLDPDLKVMFITGFAAVALNPDSNAPKDAKVLSKPFHLRDLVREVEKMLAA from the coding sequence ATGGCCCGCATCCTTCTCGCCGAAGACGACAACGACATGCGTCGTTTCCTGGCGAAGGCCCTTCAGAATGCCGGATACGACGTCGTCTCCTACGACAACGGCAAGAGCGCCTACGAGCGTCTGCGCGAAGAGCCGTTCACGCTGCTCCTGACCGACATCGTCATGCCCGAGATGGACGGCATCGAGCTCGCTCGCCGCGCGACGCAGCTCGATCCGGACCTGAAGGTCATGTTCATCACCGGCTTCGCGGCGGTGGCGCTGAACCCCGATTCCAACGCCCCGAAGGACGCCAAGGTGCTGTCCAAGCCGTTCCACCTGCGCGACCTCGTCCGCGAGGTCGAGAAGATGCTCGCCGCCTGA
- a CDS encoding FAD-binding oxidoreductase has protein sequence MPARVQAVQDSPSFPTEVDVVVIGAGIVGTCTAYELARKGVSVALLEKGVVGGEQSSRNWGWVRQQNRDLHELSLAMYSLRRWGEFREEIGRDLGFRRTGILYCTKDEADVARWEKWGAAARLQGFESEILTASEANRRAAGGTTRWVGGVWSPTDGRAEPSLAAPAIAEAAKQHGVSLHQNCAVRGLDIAAGRVAGVWTERGLVKSSTVVCAGGAWASRFSGRYGIEIPVANIGGTALKTSPAPEVVEAGCLSGGDFVIRRCLDGSYTLAVPGHGTLDITPRGMRYAFKFYQMYRSKLGKKLKYRLTRSFWNGPDAVAGWENDQVSPFEKIRILDPAPDRELVTRAVKNLEREYPALKGIRVEHAWGGLIDTSPDLVPVISKVDTLPGYVVAAGFSGHGFAVGPGAGRLVSEIVLGETPMTDLAPYRLDRFSDGSAIRRPEMM, from the coding sequence ATGCCAGCAAGGGTTCAGGCGGTCCAGGACAGCCCCTCGTTTCCGACCGAAGTCGACGTCGTCGTCATCGGCGCCGGCATCGTCGGGACGTGCACGGCCTATGAACTCGCCCGCAAGGGCGTCTCCGTCGCCTTGCTGGAGAAGGGGGTCGTCGGCGGCGAGCAGTCCAGCCGCAACTGGGGCTGGGTCCGGCAGCAGAACCGCGACCTGCACGAACTGTCGCTGGCCATGTACAGCCTGCGACGCTGGGGCGAGTTCCGCGAGGAGATCGGCCGCGACCTCGGATTCCGCCGGACCGGCATTCTCTATTGCACGAAGGACGAGGCCGACGTCGCGCGTTGGGAGAAGTGGGGGGCCGCGGCCCGCCTGCAGGGCTTCGAGAGCGAGATCCTGACCGCGTCGGAGGCCAACCGCCGCGCGGCCGGCGGCACGACGCGTTGGGTCGGCGGCGTCTGGTCGCCGACCGACGGTCGTGCGGAGCCGAGCCTCGCGGCGCCGGCGATCGCCGAGGCGGCGAAGCAGCACGGCGTGTCGCTCCACCAGAACTGCGCCGTGCGCGGTCTAGACATCGCCGCCGGCCGCGTCGCCGGGGTCTGGACCGAACGGGGGCTCGTCAAGAGCAGCACGGTCGTCTGCGCCGGCGGCGCCTGGGCGTCGCGCTTCTCCGGCCGCTACGGCATCGAGATCCCCGTCGCGAACATCGGCGGCACGGCCCTCAAGACCAGTCCGGCGCCGGAAGTCGTCGAAGCCGGGTGTCTCTCGGGTGGCGACTTCGTCATTCGCCGTTGCCTCGACGGATCCTATACGCTCGCCGTGCCGGGTCACGGCACGCTCGACATCACGCCGCGCGGCATGCGCTACGCGTTCAAGTTCTATCAGATGTATCGCAGCAAGCTGGGCAAGAAGCTCAAGTACCGCCTCACCCGGAGCTTCTGGAACGGCCCCGACGCGGTCGCCGGCTGGGAGAACGATCAGGTCTCTCCCTTCGAGAAGATCCGGATCCTCGATCCCGCCCCCGATCGCGAGCTGGTCACCCGCGCGGTGAAGAACCTCGAGCGCGAATATCCGGCGCTGAAGGGCATCCGGGTCGAGCATGCGTGGGGCGGTCTCATCGACACGTCCCCGGACCTCGTCCCGGTCATTTCGAAGGTCGACACGCTGCCCGGCTACGTCGTCGCGGCCGGGTTCAGCGGCCACGGCTTCGCCGTCGGGCCGGGCGCCGGGCGTCTGGTCAGCGAGATCGTGCTCGGGGAGACGCCGATGACCGACCTCGCCCCGTACCGGCTCGATCGGTTCAGCGACGGTTCGGCGATCCGGCGACCGGAGATGATGTAG
- a CDS encoding NAD-dependent succinate-semialdehyde dehydrogenase, with protein MPKLLLIGGDWVAPSGGGAFDVVDPATEAVIASVADADIPEAFAAIDAAEQAASAWRAASPRRRSDVLMRCFHLMHENAERLARIITAENGKALPDARSEVAYAAEFFRWYAEEAVRAPGELGRAPAGANHIMVLHEPIGIAVLVTPWNFPAAMATRKIAPALAAGCTCILKPAAETPLTALAIGEIMRQAGVPAGVVNIVTTTKAGPVVSALLHDRRVRKLSFTGSTAVGRILLREAADQVVSCSMELGGNAPFIVFDDADLETAVAGAMVAKMRNGGEACTAANRFYVQSGIFPDFARRFAEEMAALTVGPGLEDATQLGPLITAAAVAKVDRLVADAVAKGARVVTGGSRAESEGYFYPPTVLADVPADATILREEIFGPVAPLVSFATEDEVVQMANDTEYGLVSYVFSGDLKRALAIAGRLDTGMIGINRGVVSDAAAPFGGVKQSGLGREGSHHGMLEFLEPKYVAATW; from the coding sequence ATTCCCAAGCTGCTCCTGATCGGAGGCGATTGGGTCGCGCCGAGTGGCGGCGGCGCCTTCGACGTCGTCGATCCGGCGACCGAGGCGGTTATCGCCTCCGTCGCCGACGCCGACATCCCGGAGGCGTTTGCCGCGATCGATGCGGCCGAGCAGGCCGCGAGCGCGTGGAGGGCGGCGTCGCCGCGCCGCCGCTCGGACGTCCTCATGCGCTGCTTCCACCTGATGCACGAGAACGCCGAGCGGCTCGCGCGCATCATTACGGCGGAAAACGGCAAGGCACTGCCGGATGCGCGCTCGGAGGTCGCCTACGCGGCGGAGTTCTTCCGCTGGTATGCCGAGGAGGCCGTCCGGGCGCCGGGCGAACTCGGTCGGGCCCCGGCGGGCGCCAACCACATCATGGTGCTGCACGAGCCGATCGGCATAGCGGTGCTGGTGACGCCCTGGAACTTCCCCGCCGCGATGGCGACCCGCAAGATCGCGCCGGCGCTCGCCGCCGGCTGCACCTGCATCCTGAAGCCCGCCGCCGAGACCCCGCTGACGGCTCTGGCGATCGGCGAAATCATGCGGCAGGCGGGCGTTCCCGCCGGGGTCGTCAACATCGTGACGACGACGAAGGCAGGTCCCGTCGTCAGCGCCCTCCTGCACGACAGGCGCGTTCGCAAGCTGTCCTTCACCGGCTCGACCGCCGTCGGCCGGATCCTGCTGCGCGAAGCCGCCGACCAGGTCGTCAGCTGCTCCATGGAGCTCGGCGGCAACGCGCCCTTCATCGTGTTCGACGATGCCGATCTCGAGACGGCGGTTGCCGGTGCCATGGTCGCCAAGATGCGCAACGGCGGCGAGGCCTGCACCGCGGCCAACCGCTTCTACGTCCAGAGTGGCATTTTCCCGGATTTCGCTCGGCGCTTCGCCGAGGAAATGGCGGCGCTCACGGTCGGCCCCGGACTGGAAGATGCGACGCAACTCGGGCCCCTGATCACCGCGGCGGCCGTCGCGAAGGTCGACCGATTGGTGGCCGATGCCGTAGCGAAGGGCGCCCGTGTGGTGACCGGCGGCTCGAGAGCCGAGAGTGAGGGATACTTCTATCCTCCAACGGTCCTGGCCGACGTTCCCGCCGACGCGACGATCCTTCGGGAGGAGATCTTCGGACCAGTCGCGCCGCTCGTCTCCTTCGCGACCGAGGACGAGGTCGTTCAGATGGCGAACGACACCGAATACGGCTTGGTTTCCTATGTTTTCAGCGGGGATCTCAAGCGCGCGTTGGCGATCGCCGGACGCCTGGACACCGGCATGATCGGCATTAACCGCGGTGTCGTCTCCGATGCCGCCGCTCCGTTCGGCGGCGTCAAACAGAGCGGCTTGGGGCGCGAAGGCAGCCATCACGGGATGCTCGAATTCCTCGAGCCGAAATACGTCGCGGCCACCTGGTAA